In Kwoniella newhampshirensis strain CBS 13917 chromosome 4, whole genome shotgun sequence, one DNA window encodes the following:
- a CDS encoding 4-hydroxybenzoate polyprenyl transferase, protein MKIYPLPGRSWPLETMCALILTDKQEDKTKTWMDCQSQETSQISRSGTNLPSHALKVDLTDYTNRLLTRHLDCHHFVIAILLDIARHPYGSSTMFPAIIRPTRCGRPLFLFPPSRASSIRLDTHLHLRSTHWSRPTTTILSTLSPPHRQLSTPSSQPINSTTVKHIPSASTAIPPGVSSELIDPSPAFTASSSSSSTSALARPTTILDKILPTWAEGAKPYLLLTRIDKPIGSILLYWPCAWSITMASTLNHLPPSTPLFYMSLFALGAVVMRGAGCTINDMWDSKMDAMVERTKTRPLAAGDVTQFGALTFLGAQMSIGLAILTQLNWYSIVLGASSLSLVVIYPFMKRITYYPQVVLGLAFNWGAFLGWSAVAGAVDWTIATPMYVGGAAWCVMYDIIYAHQDKKDDVLAGVKSMALRFPDTSRTVISTLSASFVSLLTLTGHLAGLGPLYYLISCGGAAAHLAWQCLTVNFDSRPDCWSKFSSNGYLGGLIWLGIAADYVQQVLLGVPA, encoded by the exons ATGAAGATATACCCCTTGCCAGGTCGATCGTGGCCTCTTGAGACTATGTGTGCGTTGATTCTGACTGACAAGCAAGAGGACAAGACAAAGACGTGGATGGACTGCCAAAGCCAAGAAACATCCCAGATCTCTCGGTCAGGCACGAATCTGCCATCGCACGCGCTGAAAGTTGACTTGACCGACTATACGAACCGACTTTTGACTCGTCATCTCGATTGTCATCATTTTGTTATCGCTATCTTACTCGACATTGCGAGACACCCATACGGCAGCAGCACGATGTTTCCCGCGATCATCAGACCCACGCGATGTGGTCGACCTCtgttcctctttcctccctcgCGAGCTTCATCAATCAGACTCGAcacccacctccacctccgtTCCACTCACTGGTCCAGACCAACGACAACAATACTATCCACTCTATCTCCTCCACACCGTCAACTTTCCACACCCTCCTCCCAGCCAATCAACTCTACCACAGTCAAACATATCCCATCAGCTTCCACCGCCATACCTCCCGGAGTAAGCTCCGAGCTGATCGATCCCTCCCCCGCATTCACtgcgtcgtcgtcgtcatcgtcgacaaGCGCACTAGCGCGACCGACCACGATCCTCGACAAGATCTTACCGACATGGGCCGAAGGGGCGAAACCGTATTTGCTCTTGACGAGGATAGATAAACCGATAGGATCGATATTGCTTTATTGGCCTTGTG CATGGTCAATCACGATGGCTTCGACATTGAATCATCTCCCGCCTTCCACTCCGCTGTTCTACATGTCTCTCTTCGCGTTGGGGGCGGTGGTCATGCGAGGTGCAGGATGCACCATCAACGATATGTGGGATAGTAAGATGGACGCGATggttg AACGGACCAAGACAAGACCCCTTGCAGCTGGGGATGTGACTCAATTCGGAGCATTGACATTCCTCGGAGCGCAGATGTCTATCGGACTAGCTATCCTCACACAGCTCAACTGGtacag TATCGTTCTTGGGGCTTCTTCGCTGTCACTCGTCGTGATCTACCCATTCATGAAACGGATCACGTACTATCCCCAGGTCGTCCTTG GTCTCGCTTTCAATTGGGGGGCCTTCCTCGGCTGGTCCGCCGTTGCTGGCGCCGTCGACTGGACCATTGCCACTCCCATGTATGTGGGTGGGGCAGCTTGGTGTGTGATGTATGACATCATCTATGCTCATCAG gacaagaaggacgacGTTCTTGCCGGTGTCAAATCGATGGCACTCCGATTCCCCGATACATCTCGAACTGTCATCTCTACCCTTTCCGCGTCTTTCGTATCCCTCTTGACTCTCACCGGCCACTTGGCAGGTCTAGGACCGTTGTACTATCTCATCTCATGTGGCGGGGCAGCTGCTCATCTCGCTTGGCAATGCTTGACTGTCAACTTTGATAGTCGACCGGATTGCTGGAGCAAGTTCTCCAGTAATGGTTATCTTGGTGGATTGATCTGGTTAGGTATCGCAGCGGACTACGTCCAACAGGTCTTATTGGGTGTTCCAGCATGA
- a CDS encoding cyclin-dependent kinase 1, which yields MSLDNYTKLEKIGEGTYGVVYKARDLTTGNFVALKKIRLEAEDEGVPSTSIREISLLKELSKDDNIVKLFDIVHSDAKLYLVFEFLDMDLKKYMDTIGDKDGLGPNMVRKFAYQLIKGLYYCHAHRILHRDLKPQNLLINKEGNLKIADFGLARAFGIPLRTYTHEVVTLWYRAPEVLLGSRHYSTAIDMWSVGCIFAEMAMRQPLFPGDSEIDEIFRIFRVLGTPDEEVWPGVKSLPDYKPTFPQWNPVDLKGAVKGLDENGLDLLAQSLIYDPAHRISAKRALQHPYFASSIMS from the exons ATGTCCTTGGACAACTACACcaagctggagaagattggCGAAG GTACTTATGGAGTCGTTTATAAAGCCAGAGATCTCACCactgggaactttgtcgccctcaagaagatcaggttggaagcggaagacgagggtGTCCCCTCAACGTCGATCCGAGAGATCAGTCTGTTGAAAGAGCTGAGCAAAGATGATAACAtcgtcaa GCTTTTCGACATCGTGCACTCAGATGCTAAGCTCTACCTCGTTTTCGAATTCCTCGATATGGACTTGAAGAAGTACATGGACACTATTGGGGACAAAGACGGTCTTGGTCCGAACATggtcaga AAATTTGCCTATCAACTCATCAAAGGTCTTTACTACTGTCATGCGCACCGAATCCTCCACCGAGACCTCAAGCCTCAAAATCTGCTCATCAACAAGGAAGGCAACCTCAAGATCGCAGATTTCGGTTTAGCGAGAGCATTTGGTATCCCCCTTAGGACCTATACCCACGAG GTCGTCACTCTTTGGTACCGGGCTCCCGAAGTCTTGCTTGGCTCCAGGCATTACTCTACCGCTATCGACATGTGGTCTGTCGGATGTATCTTTGCTGAGATGGCTATGCGTCAACCACTTTTCCCCGGTGATTCAGAGATTGATGAGATCTTCAGGATCTTCCG AGTACTCGGTACCCCTGATGAGGAAGTTTGGCCAGGAGTCAAGTCGCTTCCCGACTATAAGCCTACTTTCCCTCAATGGAACCCGGTGGATCTCAAAGGAGCTGTTAAAGGACTGGACGAGAATGGTCTGGATCTTTTAGCCCAATCACTGATCTATGATCCGGCCCACCGAATCTCAG CCAAACGAGCACTCCAACACCCTTACTTCGCTTCGTCCATCATGTCCTAG